Proteins encoded in a region of the Bacteroidales bacterium genome:
- a CDS encoding DMT family transporter, producing the protein MSRKLLMYVLLLAAMLFWGFSFVWYKMAYQHFLPLTVVFFRLSLSSAFLFLLAVTMRKLQHVSRKDLPLFFLVALFEPFLYFIGESFGMQYVSSTLASIIIATIPVFTPVAAYYFFKEKISVLNIAGIIISLAGVLIVVNANSSHGTSSLLGVVLIFMAVFSAVGYSLLVKRLTERFNPFTIVAWQNGIGALLFLPLFLVFEFPALDFGAITWKNMLPVVYLTFFASVLAFIFFVNAVSSIGASKANIFTNAIPVFTALFSWLLLGEQLSAMKLTGMFIVMAGIVMSQMSRSRITRFLMVFRSQE; encoded by the coding sequence GTGTCGCGCAAATTGCTGATGTACGTATTGCTTCTTGCCGCCATGCTTTTCTGGGGCTTTTCCTTTGTATGGTATAAAATGGCGTATCAGCATTTTCTTCCTCTCACTGTGGTATTCTTCAGGCTTTCCCTTTCATCCGCTTTTCTTTTCCTGCTGGCTGTGACCATGAGGAAGTTGCAGCATGTATCCCGTAAAGACCTGCCACTGTTTTTTCTTGTCGCTCTTTTTGAACCATTCCTTTATTTCATAGGTGAAAGTTTCGGAATGCAATATGTTTCATCCACTTTGGCATCCATTATCATTGCCACCATTCCTGTTTTTACCCCTGTGGCTGCCTACTATTTTTTCAAGGAAAAAATTTCTGTTCTCAACATCGCCGGTATTATCATCTCCCTTGCTGGTGTGCTGATTGTGGTTAATGCAAATTCCTCCCATGGCACTTCTTCCCTCCTCGGCGTCGTTCTTATTTTTATGGCAGTTTTTTCGGCTGTTGGTTATTCCCTGCTTGTAAAACGGCTGACGGAACGTTTCAATCCGTTTACCATTGTAGCCTGGCAAAATGGCATAGGTGCCCTTCTCTTCCTGCCCTTATTTTTGGTGTTTGAATTCCCCGCGCTGGACTTTGGTGCCATTACATGGAAAAATATGCTGCCGGTTGTTTATCTCACTTTTTTCGCCTCAGTTCTTGCCTTTATTTTCTTCGTCAATGCAGTTTCCTCGATAGGTGCTTCAAAAGCCAATATTTTTACCAATGCCATTCCGGTTTTTACAGCCTTGTTTTCGTGGCTCCTTCTGGGAGAGCAGTTAAGCGCCATGAAACTGACAGGAATGTTCATTGTTATGGCAGGCATCGTCATGTCGCAGATGTCGCGCAGCAGGATTACCCGTTTTCTGATGGTTTTTCGCTCGCAGGAATAA